The Microplitis mediator isolate UGA2020A chromosome 8, iyMicMedi2.1, whole genome shotgun sequence genome has a window encoding:
- the LOC130672950 gene encoding uncharacterized protein LOC130672950 codes for MKITFIWLAVTLAIVSSEPGIHNKDGHQPAPYINRPKLPSNPPRYSRSADPQGSIVFQHTKPLSGPERRPSWNLDYQHNIYEGKNGQISAAGGALKLPGRDVQPHVGIQGSWRFRRSPEPQGSIVFQHTKPLSGPERRPSWNLDYQHNIYEGKNGQISAAGGALKLPGRDVQPHVGIQGSWRFRRSPEPQGSIVFQHTKPLSGPERRPSWNLDYQHNIYEGKNGQISAAGGALKLPGRDVQPHVGIQGSWRFRRSPEPQGSVVFQHTKPLSGPERRPSWNLDYQHNIYEGKNGQISAAGGALKLPGRDVQPHVGIQGTWRFRRSPEPQGSIVFQHTKPLSGPERRPSWNLDYQHNIYEGKNGQISAGGGALKLPGKDIQPHVGIQGTWRF; via the exons atgaaaattacttttatttggCTGGCCGTTACTTTAGCAATCGTCTCAAGTGAACCTGGAATTCATAATAAGGATGGTCATCAACCCGCTCCATACATA AATCGTCCTAAATTGCCATCGAACCCTCCACGATACAGTCGCTCAGCTGATCCTCAAGGATCTATTGTCTTTCAACACACAAAGCCTTTGAGCGGACCAGAGCGTCGCCCTAGTTGGAATCTAGACTACCAGCACAATATCTATGAAGGTAAAAATGGCCAAATAAGCGCTGCAGGTGGTGCGCTAAAGCTTCCCGGAAGAGATGTTCAACCTCACGTTGGTATCCAAGGATCATGGAGATTCCGTCGTTCCCCAGAACCTCAAGGATCTATTGTCTTTCAACACACAAAGCCTTTGAGCGGACCAGAGCGTCGCCCTAGTTGGAATCTAGACTACCAGCACAATATCTATGAAGGTAAAAATGGCCAAATAAGCGCTGCAGGTGGTGCGCTAAAGCTTCCCGGAAGAGATGTTCAACCTCACGTTGGTATCCAAGGATCATGGAGATTCCGTCGTTCCCCAGAACCTCAAGGATCTATTGTCTTTCAACACACAAAGCCTTTGAGCGGACCAGAGCGTCGCCCTAGTTGGAATTTAGACTACCAGCATAACATCTATGAAGGTAAAAATGGCCAAATAAGCGCTGCAGGTGGTGCGCTAAAGCTTCCCGGAAGAGACGTTCAACCTCACGTTGGTATCCAAGGATCATGGAGATTCCGTCGTTCCCCAGAACCTCAAGGATCTGTTGTCTTTCAACACACAAAGCCTTTGAGCGGACCGGAACGTCGTCCAAGTTGGAATTTAGACTACCAGCATAACATCTATGAAGGTAAAAATGGCCAAATAAGCGCTGCAGGTGGTGCGCTAAAGCTTCCCGGAAGAGACGTTCAACCTCACGTTGGCATCCAAGGAACCTGGAGATTCCGTCGTTCCCCAGAACCTCAAGGATCTATTGTCTTTCAACACACAAAACCTTTGAGTGGACCAGAGCGCCGTCCTAGTTGGAATTTAGACTACCAGCACAATATCTATGAAGGAAAAAATGGCCAAATTAGTGCTGGAGGAGGTGCACTAAAGCTTCCCGGAAAGGATATTCAACCTCACGTTGGTATCCAAGGAACATGGCGGTTCTAA
- the LOC130673559 gene encoding uncharacterized protein LOC130673559: MSEKLVPCKQISSVFTMNILMACFVVAVGLACQASLTASVPTHGNAGKPSSGSDDIVVRIVSQLSEQVKSLEKSLKDVAQNNITPAITRVTDIANEKASLVISHETKTKIYNLFDSIRNSLTDITNSASKAVRIEDLSGIMNSLTHDASVAFEKNRDSIPGGKEISNTFNNVLNSFKGESKKKM; this comes from the exons ATGTCAGAAAAATTAGTTCCTTGCAAGCAAATATCGAGCGTCTTCACCATGAATATTTTAATGGCTTGTTTTGTTGTCGCAGTTGGCTTGGCTTGCCAG GCATCTTTGACTGCATCAGTTCCAACACATGGCAATGCCGGTAAACCAAGTTCTGGATCTGATGATATCGTGGTACGAATAGTGTCCCAGTTATCTGAACAAGTGAAATCGCTTGAGAAGAGTTTAAAAGATGTTGcacaaaataatataactcCAGCTATCACGAGGGTAACTGATATCGCAAATGAAAAGGCAAGCCTTGTAATTAGTCATGAAACAAAAACTAAGATCTATAACTTGTTCGATTCTATTCGAAATAGTTTAACAGATATTACTAATTCAGCTTCTAAAGCTGTGAGGATCGAGGATTTATCTGGAATAATGAATTCTTTAACTCACGATGCGTCAGTAGCTTTCGAAAAGAACCGAGACTCTATTCCTGGTGGGAAAGAAATTTCGAATACTTTCAATAATGTTCTCAACAGTTTCAAGggagaaagtaaaaaaaaaatgtaa
- the LOC130673229 gene encoding uncharacterized protein LOC130673229 isoform X1 — MKPLSIQFSIMTILSLNLALGQDKTAQVKLEKITVDIAPNNPYFEDWSGEILSPGNAFSLKCPIKKDYPENMMGKLIAEFEGNVIVEYDVKVCDGYEDDEIRRDFFINGVFSENFPKNCPVKAGDYEIIKYTIPTDKLPSDSPDGKFVIIGSIYETGNDPYLSVRYEGEVIHQ; from the exons ATGAAGCCTTTGTCGattcaattttcaattatGACTATTTTGTCACTCAATTTAGCGCTTGGACAAGat aAGACTGCACAAgtgaaattagaaaaaataacagtAGATATTGCGCCAAATAATCCATACTTTGAGGATTGGTCTGGCGAAATATTGAGTCCTGGAAATGCATTCTCTCTCAAATGcccaataaaaaaagattacCCTGAAAATATgatg ggAAAACTAATTGCTGAATTTGAGGGCAATGTAATTGTTGAATACGACGTAAAAGTATGTGATGGGTACGAAGATGATGAAATTCGTCGagattttttcataaatggagtgtttagtgaaaattttcccaaaaattgtCCAGTCAAAGCt ggGGACTATGAAATAATCAAGTACACAATTCCAACAGATAAATTACCATCAGATTCACCAGATGGTAAATTTGTTATAATAGGGTCTATATATGAAACTGGTAACGATCCATACCTATCAGTCCGTTATGAAGGTGAAGTAattcatcaataa
- the LOC130673229 gene encoding uncharacterized protein LOC130673229 isoform X2, whose amino-acid sequence MKPLSIQFSIMTILSLNLALGQDTAQVKLEKITVDIAPNNPYFEDWSGEILSPGNAFSLKCPIKKDYPENMMGKLIAEFEGNVIVEYDVKVCDGYEDDEIRRDFFINGVFSENFPKNCPVKAGDYEIIKYTIPTDKLPSDSPDGKFVIIGSIYETGNDPYLSVRYEGEVIHQ is encoded by the exons ATGAAGCCTTTGTCGattcaattttcaattatGACTATTTTGTCACTCAATTTAGCGCTTGGACAAGat ACTGCACAAgtgaaattagaaaaaataacagtAGATATTGCGCCAAATAATCCATACTTTGAGGATTGGTCTGGCGAAATATTGAGTCCTGGAAATGCATTCTCTCTCAAATGcccaataaaaaaagattacCCTGAAAATATgatg ggAAAACTAATTGCTGAATTTGAGGGCAATGTAATTGTTGAATACGACGTAAAAGTATGTGATGGGTACGAAGATGATGAAATTCGTCGagattttttcataaatggagtgtttagtgaaaattttcccaaaaattgtCCAGTCAAAGCt ggGGACTATGAAATAATCAAGTACACAATTCCAACAGATAAATTACCATCAGATTCACCAGATGGTAAATTTGTTATAATAGGGTCTATATATGAAACTGGTAACGATCCATACCTATCAGTCCGTTATGAAGGTGAAGTAattcatcaataa
- the LOC130673500 gene encoding uncharacterized protein LOC130673500 produces the protein MKAVLIWFLGTLALVLSHPGIRDGHQPAPYINRPKLPSNPPRYSRSADPQGSIVFQHTKPLSGPERRPSWNLDYQHNIYEGKNGQISASGGALKLPGRDVQPHVGIQGSWRFRRSPEPQGSIVFQHTKPLSGPERRPSWNLDYQHNIYEGKNGQISAAGGALKLPGRDVQPHVGIQGSWRFRRSPEPQGSIVFQHTKPLSGPERRPSWNLDYQNNIYEGKNGQISAAGGALKLPGRDVQPHVGIQGSWRFRRSPEPQGSIVFQHTKPLSGPERRPSWNLDYQHNIYEGKNGQISASGGALKLPGRDVQPHVGIQGSWRFRRSPEPQGSIVFQHTKPLSGPERRPSWNLDYQHNIYEGKNGQISASGGALKLPGRDVQPHVGIQGSWRFRRSPEPQGSIVFQHTKPLSGPERRPSWNLDYQHNIYEGKNGQISASGGALKLPGRDVQPHVGIQGSWRFRRSPEPQGSIVFQHTKPLSGPERRPSWNLDYQHNIYEGKNGQISASGGALKLPGRDVQPHVGIQGSWRFRRSPEPQGSIVFQHTKPLSGPERRPSWNLDYQHNIYEGKNGQISASGGALKLPGRDVQPHVGIQGSWRFRRSPEPQGSIVFQHTKPLSGPERRPSWNLDYQHNIYEGKNGQISAAGGALKLPGRDVQPHVGIQGTWRF, from the exons ATGAAAGCTGTTTTAATTTGGTTTTTGGGAACTTTGGCACTTGTCTTAAGTCATCCTGGAATCAGAGACGGTCATCAACCTGCACCATACATA AATCGTCCTAAATTGCCATCGAACCCTCCACGCTACAGCCGCTCAGCTGATCCTCAAGGATCTATTGTCTTTCAACACACAAAGCCTTTGAGTGGACCAGAACGTCGTCCAAGTTGGAATTTAGACTACCAGCACAATATCTATGAAGGTAAAAATGGCCAAATAAGCGCTTCAGGTGGTGCGCTAAAGCTTCCCGGAAGGGATGTTCAACCTCACGTTGGCATCCAAGGATCATGGAGATTCCGTCGTTCCCCAGAACCTCAAGGATCTATTGTCTTTCAACACACAAAGCCTTTGAGTGGACCAGAACGTCGTCCAAGTTGGAATTTAGACTACCAGCACAATATCTACGAAGGCAAAAATGGCCAAATAAGCGCTGCAGGTGGTGCGCTAAAGCTTCCCGGAAGAGATGTTCAACCTCACGTTGGCATCCAAGGATCATGGAGATTCCGTCGTTCCCCAGAACCTCAAGGATCTATTGTCTTTCAACACACAAAGCCTTTGAGTGGACCAGAACGTCGTCCAAGTTGGAATTTAGACTACCAGAACAATATCTACGAAGGCAAAAATGGCCAAATAAGCGCTGCAGGTGGTGCGCTAAAGCTTCCCGGAAGAGATGTTCAACCTCACGTTGGCATCCAAGGATCATGGAGATTCCGTCGTTCCCCAGAACCTCAAGGATCTATTGTCTTTCAACACACAAAGCCTTTGAGTGGACCAGAACGTCGTCCAAGTTGGAATTTAGACTACCAGCACAACATCTATGAAGGCAAAAATGGCCAAATAAGCGCTTCAGGTGGTGCGCTAAAGCTTCCCGGAAGAGATGTTCAACCTCACGTTGGTATCCAAGGATCATGGAGATTCCGTCGTTCCCCAGAACCTCAAGGATCTATTGTCTTTCAACACACAAAGCCTTTGAGTGGACCAGAGCGACGCCCTAGTTGGAATTTAGACTACCAGCACAATATCTATGAAGGTAAAAATGGCCAAATAAGCGCTTCAGGTGGTGCGCTAAAGCTTCCCGGAAGAGATGTTCAACCTCACGTTGGTATCCAAGGATCATGGAGATTCCGTCGTTCCCCAGAACCTCAAGGATCTATTGTCTTTCAACACACAAAGCCTTTGAGTGGACCAGAACGTCGTCCAAGTTGGAATTTAGACTACCAGCACAACATCTATGAAGGCAAAAATGGCCAAATAAGCGCTTCAGGTGGTGCGCTAAAGCTTCCCGGAAGAGATGTTCAACCTCACGTTGGCATCCAAGGATCATGGAGATTCCGTCGTTCCCCAGAACCTCAAGGATCTATTGTCTTTCAACACACAAAGCCTTTGAGTGGACCAGAACGTCGTCCAAGTTGGAATTTAGACTACCAGCACAACATCTATGAAGGCAAAAATGGCCAAATAAGCGCTTCAGGTGGTGCGCTAAAGCTTCCCGGAAGAGATGTTCAACCTCACGTTGGTATCCAAGGATCATGGAGATTCCGTCGTTCCCCAGAACCTCAAGGATCTATTGTCTTTCAACACACAAAGCCTTTAAGTGGACCAGAGCGCCGTCCTAGTTGGAATTTAGACTACCAGCATAACATCTATGAAGGGAAAAATGGTCAAATAAGCGCTTCAGGTGGTGCGCTAAAGCTTCCCGGAAGAGATGTTCAACCTCACGTTGGTATCCAAGGATCATGGAGATTCCGTCGTTCCCCAGAACCTCAAGGATCTATTGTCTTTCAACACACAAAGCCTTTGAGTGGACCAGAACGTCGTCCAAGTTGGAATTTAGACTACCAGCACAATATCTATGAAGGCAAAAATGGTCAAATTAGTGCTGCAGGTGGTGCGCTAAAGCTTCCCGGAAGAGATGTTCAACCTCACGTTGGTATTCAAGGTACTTGGAGATTCTAA